The proteins below are encoded in one region of Oncorhynchus clarkii lewisi isolate Uvic-CL-2024 chromosome 33, UVic_Ocla_1.0, whole genome shotgun sequence:
- the LOC139392841 gene encoding inositol 1,4,5-triphosphate receptor associated 2-like isoform X3 — protein sequence MDLGVTHRQRHNPVDSICRKLQTIQRHDREVNPSSPFQIPKFTSSSYDSPQSSLRRNLEVILKKREREGLLTPKGSPQLPRSSHCPNSSPANPTMNPPTPVNATFTITSNPGEWRGVGLGGQGRGWQRNCSTPAVQTGDTFFSFSHGHQFTQPEAGTGSDGSERHRAPSLTRTPAQSLLSYNLNFCSSDSTANLLQCELPYPALVVKRLSMGDGAMSSENRKETMTEVSLICEEDLLDTIFHVCDTQRRGKVYVSRIVDYLRHTTSRGSEDSGLEDLCNMLDPEHKDVSIDLDTYHAIMKEWIDDCRKNGDDTPEDLTQESVRLRDSLSAKRSVLLNMTSGSLEAFGGEVSRTDFETSDLVFCVTDLQFSNQKLQEEVRKLKQNVETMEDHNQKLAEENEELKSQARLGQQLAQKEKMLKDEVEEMKMSLSCTEEGRARASAQTKHMERENQSLIAKISCLQDENIKVTMEMDDLQKRMIELCDLNAELQVHNHSFDAVVSEKESLILQKCRQIEELMATVMEYSSVTELLRADKTKLESQIHMMPPDMAVAGLSLSVAYRLNHSTSGSLQTELALAQTPPEGAARVSPLSFASALDESLDREVLVLLQGPTPDQMSPEFKSLINKLKRDFKDEGHSILSTLRGLMHHYGGPGASKDPRLQAVQSELDQRRTEWGLSLEQLDQYTDSLENKLIKMASSIRRSRTEILHLSVRVQEQENQKRQLREELDRLNTPGDSREASCQTPDEDTQAGEDLDWDEEFVLQDFLKNEGVETYRDFKSQETGPTEEDRLTERGDQLGEVRERWNVVGGEGPEGGMRGISLLSPLSEQSEPDQTEGEDLRETTAATDSDQRVNSLSPQGAKLPECFGPEDAHQHAVDTEEHLLPPSHSSLSDAMSPDTIVPLLQDTPQPGSPEHDRTITAGNSPPPRQAEMVSPSCTYPVMNETILLTGSSQQTDGSERGKGEDITTSTNMSDTQKLTKDQLAERVLAEDSTSLLPVLEEEEDTQESVVQVPTVEVDLSGTVSLAGDRGSPTMDGLNVAPTDPSQGPRDATTPDPSGAKIDSLVLRSKFKKELELSRSMDVIEEGKVQEDLSETSVTTEKDIEASVSEDSTVGDRSSLSPNDKEIEVVTEFQRLSLGFKCDMFTLEKRLRLEERSRDLAEENVRREVSSCQGLLQALAPLCEDDNQSMEIIQRLQKNLDILIQSMTRVSSRSEMLGAIHQESRTGTAVEIMVQHVENLRRMYTKEHAELTELRENMLQNERSFGSHSGGTHSDDFRGKKPSGATSYKASARRVSIAAIPRSGGGGGPMHFDMPNKPQDTTEAERLTRRSPWNVTGKSTARPPLKRFVSSGAWIETDEPSLVMLMKGPILAEQTAAAPCLGYSSRPASAASGSRGLWLWLALVVVLAGLLALLASLVLQPAVDGAPVGTGDSWVTIQQLLWPYTGLRHNGQPPV from the exons ATGGACCTTGGAGTGACCCATCGTCAACGCCACAACCCTGTTGACAGCATCTGTCGTAAGCTGCAGACCATCCAGCGGCACGACCGTGAGGTTAACCCCTCCTCGCCCTTCCAGATTCCAAAGTTCACGTCCAGCAGCTACGACAGCCCCCAGTCCAGCCTGCGCCGCAACCTGGAAGTCATCCTGAAGAAGCGCGAGAGGGAGGGGCTGTTAACCCCCAAGGGTTCACCCCAGCTTCCCAGGAGCTCCCACTGTCCCAACTCCAGCCCAGCCAACCCCACCATGAACCCCCCAACCCCGGTCAATGCTACGTTTACCATAACGAGTAATCctggggagtggaggggggtggggttaggagggcaAGGGAGAGGATGGCAGAGGAACTGCTCCACCCCAGCTGTCCAGACTGGAGACACTTTTTTCAGCTTCTCTCATGGTCACCAGTTTACTCAGCCTGAGGCGGGGACAGGGTCTGACGGCAGCGAGAGGCACAGGGCCCCATCTCTAACTCGCACACCTGCACAGAGCCTGCTGTCCTACAACCTCAACTTCTGCTCGTCGGACTCCACGGCCAACCTGCTGCAGTGTGAGCTGCCTTACCCGGCCCTGGTTGTCAAGAGACTGTCCATGGGAGACG gagccaTGTCCTCTGAGAATCGGAAGGAGACGATGACTGAGGTCAGTCTGATCTGTGAAGAGGATTTACTAGACACCATTTTCCATGTTTGTGACACCCAGCGCAGAG GTAAGGTGTACGTGTCTCGTATCGTGGACTACCTGCGTCACACCACCAGCCGGGGTTCTGAGGACAGCGGGCTGGAGGACCTGTGTAATATGCTGGACCCAGAGCACAAAGATGTCTCCATAGACCTGGACACCTACCACGCCATCATGAAGGAGTGGATCGATGACTGCAGaaagaatgg GGACGACACACCAGAGGACCTAACTCAAGAGTCTGTCAGACTCCGAGACAGCCTGTCAG CTAAGAGGTCTGTCCTGCTGAACATGACCTCGGGTAGTCTGGAGGCATTTGGAGGGGAGGTGTCACGAACAGATTT TGAGACGTCAGACCTGGTGTTCTGTGTGACCGACCTGCAGTTCAGTAACCAGAAGCTTCAGGAGGAGGTGAGGAAGCTGAAGCAGAATGTGGAGACCATGGAGGACCATAACCAGAAACTAGCAGAGGAGAACGAGGAGCTCAAGTCACAGGCCAGACT AGGCCAGCAGCTGGCCCAGAAGGAGAAGATGTTGaaggatgaggtggaggagatgAAGATGAGTCTGAGCTGTACAGAGGAGGGCAGAGCCAGGGCCTCGGCTCAGACCAAACATATG gagagagagaaccagagtcTGATTGCCAAGATAAGCTGTCTTCAGGATGAG AACATCAAGGTCACCATGGAGATGGATGACCTCCAGAAGAGGATGATTGAACTGTGTGACCTAAACGCTGAGCTGCAG GTCCATAACCATTCCTTTGATGCTGTCGTGAGTGAAAAGGAATCCCTCATACTCCAG AAGTGCAGACAGATTGAGGAGCTGATGGCTACAGTGATGGAGTACTCATCAGTCACAGAG CTGTTGAGAGCAGACAAGACCAAGCTGGAGAGCCAGATACACATGATGCCGCCAGACATGGCAGT TGCAGGTCTCTCCCTGTCGGTGGCGTACAGGTTGAACCACAGCACTTCAGGATCCCTGCAGACAGAACTGGCCCTTGCTCAAACACCTCCGGAG GGTGCGGCGCGTGTGTCGCCACTGAGCTTTGCATCTGCGCTAGATGAGTCTCTGGACAGGGAGGTGTTAGTGCTCCTGCAGGGCCCCACACCTGACCAGATGTCCCCGGAGTTCAAGAGCCTCATCAACAAATTG AAGAGAGATTTTAAGGACGAGGGCCATTCCATCTTGTCAACACTCAGAGGACTCATGCACCACTATGGAGGACCAGGGGCTAGTAAAGACCCCAGACTGCAG GCGGTGCAGTCTGAGCTGGATCAGAGGAGGACGGAGTGGGGCCTCAGCCTGGAGCAGTTGGACCAGTACACCGACTCCCTGGAGAACAAACTGATCAAGATGGCCAGCAGCATAAGGAGGTCCCGCACTGAGATACTACACCTGTCAGTCAG GGTTCAGGAGCAGGAGAATCAGAAGCGGCAACTGCGTGAAGAGTTGGACCGGCTAAATACCCCGGGGGACAGCAGGGAGGCCAGCTGCCAGACCCCCGACgaggacacacag GCTGGGGAAGACCTGGACTGGGACGAGGAGTTTGTCCTCCAAGACTTCCTTAAGAACGAGGGGGTGGAGACGTACAGGGACTTCAAGAGTCAGGAGACGGGACcgacagaggaggacagactgacGGAGAGGGGGGACCAGCTTGGGGAGGTTCGGGAGAGGTGGAACGTGGTGGGGGGAGAGGGACCAGAGGGGGGAATGAGGGggatctcccttctctctcctctctcggagCAAAGTGAACCCGACCAGACGGAGGGAGAGGATCTGAGAG aaACCACAGCGGCAACAGACAGTGACCAGAGGGTGAACAGTCTATCCCCACAG GGTGCCAAACTACCAGAATGCTTTGGGCCTGAGGACGCCCACCAGCATGCTGTTGACACCGAGGAGcatctactccctccctcccactcttctCTATCGG ATGCAATGAGCCCTGACACCATAGTGCCCCTTCTTCAAGACACACCTCAGCCTGGCTCACCAGAACACGACAGGACCATCACTGCTGGGAACAGTCCACCCCCCAGGCAGGCTGAGATGGTATCTCCCAGTTGCACTTACCCTGTGATGAATGAGACCATTTTACTGACTGGCAG CTCCCAGCAGACAGACGGCAGCGaaagaggaaaaggagaggaCATCACCACCTCGACCAATATGAGTGACACACAG aagctAACCAAGGACCAGCTGGCTGAGAGAGTGCTAGCAGAGGACAG caCCAGCCTGTTACCAgtactagaggaggaggaggacacacaGGAGTCAGTGGTGCAAGTGCCTACAGTGGAAGTGGACTTGTCAG GGACAGTCAGTCTGGCAGGGGACAGAGGCTCTCCGACTATGGATGGACTGAATGTTGCGCCCACTGACCCATCACAGGGTCCAAGGGATGCTACGACACCTGACCCCTCAGGAGCCAAAATTGACTCCCTGGTTCTCAGGAGCAAGTTCAAGAAGGAGCTG GAGCTGTCTCGCAGTATGGATGTCATCGAGGAAGGGAAGGTACAAGAGGACCTGAGTGAAACCAGTGTTACCACAGAGAAGGACA TTGAAGCCTCTGTTTCTGAGGACTCAACCGTAGGGGACAGAAGCAG CCTGTCCCCTAACGACAAGGAGATTGAGGTAGTG ACTGAGTTCCAGCGCCTGTCCCTGGGCTTTAAGTGTGACATGTTCACCCTGGAgaagaggctgaggctggaggagAGGTCACGAGACCTGGCAGAGGAGAATGTCCGGAGGGAGGTGTCCAGTTGCCAGGGACTATTACAG GCCCTGGCCCCTCTGTGTGAGGATGATAACCAGTCTATGGAGATCATCCAGAGACTTCAGAAGAACCTGGACATCCTCATCCAGTCCATGACCAGAGTGTCCAGTCGCTCAGAGATGCTGGGCGCCATACACCAG gagTCTCGTACAGGCACGGCAGTAGAGATAATGGTCCAGCATGTAGAGAACCTGAGGAGGATGTACACTAAGGAACACGCTGAGCTCACTGAGCTGAGGGAGAACATGCTGCAGAACGAGAGGTCCTTCGGATCCCACTCAGGAGGAACACACtcgg ATGATTTCAGAGGCAAGAAACCATCTGGAGCAACGTCCTATAAG GCATCAGCCCGACGGGTCAGCATAGCAGCTATCCCCCGGTCCGGTGGGGGAGGGGGACCCATGCATTTTGACATGCCTAATAAACCACAGGACACCACGGAGGCGGAGAGACTCACCCGCAGATCTCCCTG GAATGTGACGGGGAAGAGCACGGCGCGTCCTCCTCTAAAGCGCT
- the LOC139392841 gene encoding inositol 1,4,5-triphosphate receptor associated 2-like isoform X2, with protein MDLGVTHRQRHNPVDSICRKLQTIQRHDREVNPSSPFQIPKFTSSSYDSPQSSLRRNLEVILKKREREGLLTPKGSPQLPRSSHCPNSSPANPTMNPPTPVNATFTITSNPGEWRGVGLGGQGRGWQRNCSTPAVQTGDTFFSFSHGHQFTQPEAGTGSDGSERHRAPSLTRTPAQSLLSYNLNFCSSDSTANLLQCELPYPALVVKRLSMGDGAMSSENRKETMTEVSLICEEDLLDTIFHVCDTQRRGKVYVSRIVDYLRHTTSRGSEDSGLEDLCNMLDPEHKDVSIDLDTYHAIMKEWIDDCRKNGDDTPEDLTQESVRLRDSLSAKRSVLLNMTSGSLEAFGGEVSRTDFETSDLVFCVTDLQFSNQKLQEEVRKLKQNVETMEDHNQKLAEENEELKSQARLGQQLAQKEKMLKDEVEEMKMSLSCTEEGRARASAQTKHMERENQSLIAKISCLQDENIKVTMEMDDLQKRMIELCDLNAELQVHNHSFDAVVSEKESLILQKCRQIEELMATVMEYSSVTELLRADKTKLESQIHMMPPDMAVAGLSLSVAYRLNHSTSGSLQTELALAQTPPEGAARVSPLSFASALDESLDREVLVLLQGPTPDQMSPEFKSLINKLKRDFKDEGHSILSTLRGLMHHYGGPGASKDPRLQAVQSELDQRRTEWGLSLEQLDQYTDSLENKLIKMASSIRRSRTEILHLSVRVQEQENQKRQLREELDRLNTPGDSREASCQTPDEDTQAGEDLDWDEEFVLQDFLKNEGVETYRDFKSQETGPTEEDRLTERGDQLGEVRERWNVVGGEGPEGGMRGISLLSPLSEQSEPDQTEGEDLRETTAATDSDQRVNSLSPQGAKLPECFGPEDAHQHAVDTEEHLLPPSHSSLSDAMSPDTIVPLLQDTPQPGSPEHDRTITAGNSPPPRQAEMVSPSCTYPVMNETILLTGSSQQTDGSERGKGEDITTSTNMSDTQKLTKDQLAERVLAEDSTSLLPVLEEEEDTQESVVQVPTVEVDLSGTVSLAGDRGSPTMDGLNVAPTDPSQGPRDATTPDPSGAKIDSLVLRSKFKKELELSRSMDVIEEGKVQEDLSETSVTTEKDIEASVSEDSTVGDRSSLSPNDKEIETEFQRLSLGFKCDMFTLEKRLRLEERSRDLAEENVRREVSSCQGLLQALAPLCEDDNQSMEIIQRLQKNLDILIQSMTRVSSRSEMLGAIHQESRTGTAVEIMVQHVENLRRMYTKEHAELTELRENMLQNERSFGSHSGGTHSDDFRGKKPSGATSYKASARRVSIAAIPRSGGGGGPMHFDMPNKPQDTTEAERLTRRSPWNVTGKSTARPPLKRFVSSGAWIETDEPSLVMLMKGPAYDADSPSDEERRDVPVQRKSSLTELGNKITSLIMPNKTPILAEQTAAAPCLGYSSRPASAASGSRGLWLWLALVVVLAGLLALLASLVLQPAVDGAPVGTGDSWVTIQQLLWPYTGLRHNGQPPV; from the exons ATGGACCTTGGAGTGACCCATCGTCAACGCCACAACCCTGTTGACAGCATCTGTCGTAAGCTGCAGACCATCCAGCGGCACGACCGTGAGGTTAACCCCTCCTCGCCCTTCCAGATTCCAAAGTTCACGTCCAGCAGCTACGACAGCCCCCAGTCCAGCCTGCGCCGCAACCTGGAAGTCATCCTGAAGAAGCGCGAGAGGGAGGGGCTGTTAACCCCCAAGGGTTCACCCCAGCTTCCCAGGAGCTCCCACTGTCCCAACTCCAGCCCAGCCAACCCCACCATGAACCCCCCAACCCCGGTCAATGCTACGTTTACCATAACGAGTAATCctggggagtggaggggggtggggttaggagggcaAGGGAGAGGATGGCAGAGGAACTGCTCCACCCCAGCTGTCCAGACTGGAGACACTTTTTTCAGCTTCTCTCATGGTCACCAGTTTACTCAGCCTGAGGCGGGGACAGGGTCTGACGGCAGCGAGAGGCACAGGGCCCCATCTCTAACTCGCACACCTGCACAGAGCCTGCTGTCCTACAACCTCAACTTCTGCTCGTCGGACTCCACGGCCAACCTGCTGCAGTGTGAGCTGCCTTACCCGGCCCTGGTTGTCAAGAGACTGTCCATGGGAGACG gagccaTGTCCTCTGAGAATCGGAAGGAGACGATGACTGAGGTCAGTCTGATCTGTGAAGAGGATTTACTAGACACCATTTTCCATGTTTGTGACACCCAGCGCAGAG GTAAGGTGTACGTGTCTCGTATCGTGGACTACCTGCGTCACACCACCAGCCGGGGTTCTGAGGACAGCGGGCTGGAGGACCTGTGTAATATGCTGGACCCAGAGCACAAAGATGTCTCCATAGACCTGGACACCTACCACGCCATCATGAAGGAGTGGATCGATGACTGCAGaaagaatgg GGACGACACACCAGAGGACCTAACTCAAGAGTCTGTCAGACTCCGAGACAGCCTGTCAG CTAAGAGGTCTGTCCTGCTGAACATGACCTCGGGTAGTCTGGAGGCATTTGGAGGGGAGGTGTCACGAACAGATTT TGAGACGTCAGACCTGGTGTTCTGTGTGACCGACCTGCAGTTCAGTAACCAGAAGCTTCAGGAGGAGGTGAGGAAGCTGAAGCAGAATGTGGAGACCATGGAGGACCATAACCAGAAACTAGCAGAGGAGAACGAGGAGCTCAAGTCACAGGCCAGACT AGGCCAGCAGCTGGCCCAGAAGGAGAAGATGTTGaaggatgaggtggaggagatgAAGATGAGTCTGAGCTGTACAGAGGAGGGCAGAGCCAGGGCCTCGGCTCAGACCAAACATATG gagagagagaaccagagtcTGATTGCCAAGATAAGCTGTCTTCAGGATGAG AACATCAAGGTCACCATGGAGATGGATGACCTCCAGAAGAGGATGATTGAACTGTGTGACCTAAACGCTGAGCTGCAG GTCCATAACCATTCCTTTGATGCTGTCGTGAGTGAAAAGGAATCCCTCATACTCCAG AAGTGCAGACAGATTGAGGAGCTGATGGCTACAGTGATGGAGTACTCATCAGTCACAGAG CTGTTGAGAGCAGACAAGACCAAGCTGGAGAGCCAGATACACATGATGCCGCCAGACATGGCAGT TGCAGGTCTCTCCCTGTCGGTGGCGTACAGGTTGAACCACAGCACTTCAGGATCCCTGCAGACAGAACTGGCCCTTGCTCAAACACCTCCGGAG GGTGCGGCGCGTGTGTCGCCACTGAGCTTTGCATCTGCGCTAGATGAGTCTCTGGACAGGGAGGTGTTAGTGCTCCTGCAGGGCCCCACACCTGACCAGATGTCCCCGGAGTTCAAGAGCCTCATCAACAAATTG AAGAGAGATTTTAAGGACGAGGGCCATTCCATCTTGTCAACACTCAGAGGACTCATGCACCACTATGGAGGACCAGGGGCTAGTAAAGACCCCAGACTGCAG GCGGTGCAGTCTGAGCTGGATCAGAGGAGGACGGAGTGGGGCCTCAGCCTGGAGCAGTTGGACCAGTACACCGACTCCCTGGAGAACAAACTGATCAAGATGGCCAGCAGCATAAGGAGGTCCCGCACTGAGATACTACACCTGTCAGTCAG GGTTCAGGAGCAGGAGAATCAGAAGCGGCAACTGCGTGAAGAGTTGGACCGGCTAAATACCCCGGGGGACAGCAGGGAGGCCAGCTGCCAGACCCCCGACgaggacacacag GCTGGGGAAGACCTGGACTGGGACGAGGAGTTTGTCCTCCAAGACTTCCTTAAGAACGAGGGGGTGGAGACGTACAGGGACTTCAAGAGTCAGGAGACGGGACcgacagaggaggacagactgacGGAGAGGGGGGACCAGCTTGGGGAGGTTCGGGAGAGGTGGAACGTGGTGGGGGGAGAGGGACCAGAGGGGGGAATGAGGGggatctcccttctctctcctctctcggagCAAAGTGAACCCGACCAGACGGAGGGAGAGGATCTGAGAG aaACCACAGCGGCAACAGACAGTGACCAGAGGGTGAACAGTCTATCCCCACAG GGTGCCAAACTACCAGAATGCTTTGGGCCTGAGGACGCCCACCAGCATGCTGTTGACACCGAGGAGcatctactccctccctcccactcttctCTATCGG ATGCAATGAGCCCTGACACCATAGTGCCCCTTCTTCAAGACACACCTCAGCCTGGCTCACCAGAACACGACAGGACCATCACTGCTGGGAACAGTCCACCCCCCAGGCAGGCTGAGATGGTATCTCCCAGTTGCACTTACCCTGTGATGAATGAGACCATTTTACTGACTGGCAG CTCCCAGCAGACAGACGGCAGCGaaagaggaaaaggagaggaCATCACCACCTCGACCAATATGAGTGACACACAG aagctAACCAAGGACCAGCTGGCTGAGAGAGTGCTAGCAGAGGACAG caCCAGCCTGTTACCAgtactagaggaggaggaggacacacaGGAGTCAGTGGTGCAAGTGCCTACAGTGGAAGTGGACTTGTCAG GGACAGTCAGTCTGGCAGGGGACAGAGGCTCTCCGACTATGGATGGACTGAATGTTGCGCCCACTGACCCATCACAGGGTCCAAGGGATGCTACGACACCTGACCCCTCAGGAGCCAAAATTGACTCCCTGGTTCTCAGGAGCAAGTTCAAGAAGGAGCTG GAGCTGTCTCGCAGTATGGATGTCATCGAGGAAGGGAAGGTACAAGAGGACCTGAGTGAAACCAGTGTTACCACAGAGAAGGACA TTGAAGCCTCTGTTTCTGAGGACTCAACCGTAGGGGACAGAAGCAG CCTGTCCCCTAACGACAAGGAGATTGAG ACTGAGTTCCAGCGCCTGTCCCTGGGCTTTAAGTGTGACATGTTCACCCTGGAgaagaggctgaggctggaggagAGGTCACGAGACCTGGCAGAGGAGAATGTCCGGAGGGAGGTGTCCAGTTGCCAGGGACTATTACAG GCCCTGGCCCCTCTGTGTGAGGATGATAACCAGTCTATGGAGATCATCCAGAGACTTCAGAAGAACCTGGACATCCTCATCCAGTCCATGACCAGAGTGTCCAGTCGCTCAGAGATGCTGGGCGCCATACACCAG gagTCTCGTACAGGCACGGCAGTAGAGATAATGGTCCAGCATGTAGAGAACCTGAGGAGGATGTACACTAAGGAACACGCTGAGCTCACTGAGCTGAGGGAGAACATGCTGCAGAACGAGAGGTCCTTCGGATCCCACTCAGGAGGAACACACtcgg ATGATTTCAGAGGCAAGAAACCATCTGGAGCAACGTCCTATAAG GCATCAGCCCGACGGGTCAGCATAGCAGCTATCCCCCGGTCCGGTGGGGGAGGGGGACCCATGCATTTTGACATGCCTAATAAACCACAGGACACCACGGAGGCGGAGAGACTCACCCGCAGATCTCCCTG GAATGTGACGGGGAAGAGCACGGCGCGTCCTCCTCTAAAGCGCT